In one window of Megalopta genalis isolate 19385.01 chromosome 4, iyMegGena1_principal, whole genome shotgun sequence DNA:
- the LOC117218835 gene encoding COMM domain-containing protein 7 has protein sequence MVKTVSKVKGVSWRFGVTAASNESDNIGKSFLQLKLDLEEDGKSNTVFVEMTISEFYKFLHDLEKAKSDLDLLL, from the exons ATGGTTAAGACTGTCAGTAAAGTAAAGGGAGTTTCGTGGCGATTCGGTG TCACTGCTGCCAGCAACGAGTCCGATAACATCGGGAAATCGTTTTTGCAACTTAAGTTAGACTTGGAGGAAGACGGTAAAAGTAATACCGTGTTCGTGGAAATGACGATAAGCGAGTTTTATAAATTTCTACACGACCTAGAGAAAGCGAAGTCGGACCTTGACCTGTTGCTATAA
- the Ripk5 gene encoding receptor interacting protein kinase 5 isoform X1, with protein MASKLPQEFRRYHRTRNQLKHILKETEQALELINNENFFPGENVVKELLPELTLDNIKHILMNSPAVVVFGQDSRSKATLVNSLLSTDILPVTNGLWRWIKITHDVIKYISLTLGLEYEVVDSLKATDEPWNTLNAEDLTRSGTEDINCPTVLDVKLDLPVLKDGVQLFVAPNNGAVQVLAKGLLNVLPIFLYALGEHPLTEQNMEELRDLKETYPFNPVLFVSSLGNITLNSIDAELTESEQHRLQYRLNLIDSTSKIDSDDGIDFDKMNSLGITWLEQLTNLGFLGMEESVEVEQLSWLGGGQYVCGSDLVDSCKKTDRILYFVRACLQTYLIKAGTYLNEVHTTSLRKFILGAFDMARTIQITPRRIQYAQMKENKLYANLMKLVNEKQEELTGMIHKIIQEMKDDVLSSEDDIYPYPSVPCDNTERAEWSATVRAAIAEVQRVVLGWLGERVAHELVNSVNCLRETFVGTLQRCLLSLEKTYERDSCPLASDALKQILSAAYNVELHNSSPSLMHSFLERLRQLFKSLPMPWSPTPTLDAAWRKKVTIDILNSLSAARLARTISMQFRDKLKASHDSFQAALRSLDNYYSGKLERTEEQRIAIRKFHAPKLAKLALESTSMIDAVRYGMPHCGKEIGRGQYGVVFACDGWGGAPGPCAVKSVVPPDERHWNDLAMEFYYTRSIPDHKRIVKLRGSFIDQSYGGGFGLGSAVLLISDRLSRDLYCGIRAGLSWTERIQIAIDVLEGIRYLHSQGLVHRDIKLKNVLLDTENRAKLTDLGFCITEAMMSGSIVGTPVHMAPELLSGHYDSSVDVYAFGILFWYICAGHVRIPHAFEQYNNKEQLWTSVKRGIRPERLPSFDDECWKLMQQCWSGEPSKRPLLGAILPVLESIQQKAEKGKSLRELNTLKLPESPASNLKNPALSLAEPYNQRGAVTSPHPAKRRTMKTVKHPIFHITNLFQASLCSNLYVQMREF; from the exons ATGGCGAGCAAATTACCACAAGAATTCAGGAGGTACCACCGCACCCGTAATCAACTGAAACATATTCTAAAGGAGACCGAACAGGCACTGGAACTGATTAACAATGAGAACTTTTTTCCCGGAG AAAATGTAGTGAAGGAGTTGTTGCCTGAGTTAACTTTAGATAACATCAAACATATATTAATGAACTCACCTGCTGTCGTTGTTTTTGGGCAAGACAGTAGATCGAAGGCAACTTTAGTCAATAGTTTACTttctacagatattttaccggtGACCAATGGACTGTGGCGATGGATAAAGATAACTCACGATGTGATAAAGTATATTAGTCTTACCTTAGGTCTAGAGTATGAAGTAGTAGATAGTTTAAAAGCCACGGACGAGCCTTGGAACACTCTCAACGCGGAAGATCTAACAAGGTCTGGCACGGAAGACATAAATTGTCCGACGGTGCTCGACGTCAAGCTAGATTTACCTGTGTTGAAGGATGGAGTTCAACTATTCGTTGCTCCAAATAATGGAGCGGTTCAGGTTCTTGCCAAAGGACTGTTAAACGTACTACCCATATTTTTATACGCCCTGGGAGAGCATCCCCTTACGGAACAAAACATGGAAGAGTTGAGAGATTTGAAGGAAACATATCCGTTTAATCCCGTTCTTTTTGTATCGTCGTTGGGAAACATTACGTTGAACAGCATCGACGCTGAATTGACTGAATCCGAACAACATAGACTGCAGTATCGTTTGAATCTGATCGATTCGACGAGTAAAATCGATAGCGACGACGGTATCGATTTTGACAAAATGAATTCGCTGGGGATAACGTGGCTGGAGCAGCTGACCAACTTGGGCTTCCTCGGCATGGAGGAGTCCGTCGAGGTCGAGCAGCTGTCCTGGCTCGGTGGCGGACAATACGTCTGCGGCAGCGACCTGGTGGATTCATGCAAGAAGACCGACAGAATTTTATACTTTGTACGAGCATGTCTGCAAACTTATCTCATCAAAGCGGGCACCTACTTGAACGAAGTGCACACGACCAGCTTGCGAAAATTCATTCTAGGCGCCTTCGACATGGCCCGTACGATCCAAATCACCCCGAGGCGAATACAGTACGCGCAGATGAAGGAAAATAAACTGTACGCGAACCTGATGAAATTGGTCAATGAAAAACAGGAAGAACTAACCGGAATGATACATAAAATCATACAAGAGATGAAAGACGACGTTCTATCGTCCGAAGACGACATTTACCCCTACCCTAGCGTCCCCTGCGACAACACAGAGCGCGCGGAATGGTCCGCGACCGTCCGAGCAGCGATCGCTGAAGTTCAGAGGGTGGTGCTCGGATGGTTGGGCGAGAGGGTAGCCCACGAACTCGTCAATTCGGTCAATTGTCTAAGGGAAACGTTCGTAGGGACTTTGCAAAGGTGTCTTTTGAGTCTCGAGAAGACCTACGAACGAGACTCTTGCCCTCTAGCCAGCGACGCTCTGAAACAGATCCTCTCGGCCGCGTACAACGTCGAGTTGCATAATTCCTCTCCGTCCTTGATGCACTCGTTCCTCGAAAGATTGAGGCAGCTGTTCAAGTCGTTACCCATGCCATGGTCGCCGACCCCGACCCTAGACGCCGCATGGAGGAAGAAGGTGACCATCGACATTCTGAATTCCCTGTCGGCGGCTAGATTAGCCAGGACAATATCTATGCAGTTCAGAGACAAACTGAAGGCGTCCCACGACTCGTTCCAAGCGGCTCTTCGGTCGTTGGATAATTATTATTCGGGAAAATTGGAGAGGACGGAGGAGCAGAGGATAGCCATCAGGAAATTCCATGCTCCTAAGTTAGCGAAACTGGCGCTGGAGTCGACGTCGATGATAGACGCTGTTCGCTATGGGATGCCCCATTGCGGGAAGGAGATCGGCAGAGGACAGTACGGGGTTGTCTTTGCTTGCGACGGCTGGGGTGGGGCGCCGGGTCCTTGCGCGGTTAAATCGGTGGTCCCGCCCGACGAGAGACACTGGAACGACCTCGCCATGGAGTTCTACTATACCAGGTCCATCCCGGATCACAAAAGAATAGTGAAACTCCGAGGATCGTTCATAGATCAATCGTACGGCGGAGGGTTCGGTCTTGGATCCGCGGTCCTTCTGATCTCGGATCGATTGAGCCGCGATCTGTATTGCGGGATCCGCGCTGGTTTGTCCTGGACCGAGAGAATACAGATTGCCATCGACGTGTTGGAAGGGATTCGATATCTTCATTCCCAAGGGCTCGTTCATCGAGACATCAAGCTGAAGAACGTTCTCCTCGACACCGAGAACAGGGCCAAGCTGACCGATTTAGGGTTCTGCATAACCGAGGCGATGATGTCCGGCAGCATTGTTGGGACGCCCGTTCACATGGCGCCAGAACTGCTATCTGGCCATTACGATAGCAGCGTCGATGTCTATGCATTCGGCATCCTGTTCTGGTACATTTGTGCTGGCCACGTGAGGATACCTCACGCTTTCGAACAGtacaacaacaaagaacaactgTGGACCAGCGTCAAGAGAG GAATTCGACCCGAACGATTACCTTCCTTCGACGACGAGTGTTGGAAGTTGATGCAACAATGTTGGTCCGGTGAGCCGTCGAAGCGACCCCTGCTCGGTGCAATTCTGCCAGTATTAGAGTCGATTCAGCAGAAAGCAGAAAAAGGCAAGTCCTTACGAGAACTCAACACATTGAAGCTACCAGAAAGTCCGGCATCAAACTTGAAAAATCCTGCACTCTCATTAGCAGAGCCTTACAATCAGAGGGGGGCTGTGACTAGTCCGCACCCGGCGAAACGCAGAACAATGAAAACTGTGAAACATCCGATCTTTCATATCACGAATCTCTTTCAAGCAAGTCTCTGCTCGAATCTCTACGTACAAATGCGGGAATTCTGA
- the Ripk5 gene encoding receptor interacting protein kinase 5 isoform X2 gives MASKLPQEFRRYHRTRNQLKHILKETEQALELINNENFFPGENVVKELLPELTLDNIKHILMNSPAVVVFGQDSRSKATLVNSLLSTDILPVTNGLWRWIKITHDVIKYISLTLGLEYEVVDSLKATDEPWNTLNAEDLTRSGTEDINCPTVLDVKLDLPVLKDGVQLFVAPNNGAVQVLAKGLLNVLPIFLYALGEHPLTEQNMEELRDLKETYPFNPVLFVSSLGNITLNSIDAELTESEQHRLQYRLNLIDSTSKIDSDDGIDFDKMNSLGITWLEQLTNLGFLGMEESVEVEQLSWLGGGQYVCGSDLVDSCKKTDRILYFVRACLQTYLIKAGTYLNEVHTTSLRKFILGAFDMARTIQITPRRIQYAQMKENKLYANLMKLVNEKQEELTGMIHKIIQEMKDDVLSSEDDIYPYPSVPCDNTERAEWSATVRAAIAEVQRVVLGWLGERVAHELVNSVNCLRETFVGTLQRCLLSLEKTYERDSCPLASDALKQILSAAYNVELHNSSPSLMHSFLERLRQLFKSLPMPWSPTPTLDAAWRKKVTIDILNSLSAARLARTISMQFRDKLKASHDSFQAALRSLDNYYSGKLERTEEQRIAIRKFHAPKLAKLALESTSMIDAVRYGMPHCGKEIGRGQYGVVFACDGWGGAPGPCAVKSVVPPDERHWNDLAMEFYYTRSIPDHKRIVKLRGSFIDQSYGGGFGLGSAVLLISDRLSRDLYCGIRAGLSWTERIQIAIDVLEGIRYLHSQGLVHRDIKLKNVLLDTENRAKLTDLGFCITEAMMSGSIVGTPVHMAPELLSGHYDSSVDVYAFGILFWYICAGHVRIPHAFEQYNNKEQLWTSVKRGIRPERLPSFDDECWKLMQQCWSGEPSKRPLLGAILPVLESIQQKAEKDDRFCHSETA, from the exons ATGGCGAGCAAATTACCACAAGAATTCAGGAGGTACCACCGCACCCGTAATCAACTGAAACATATTCTAAAGGAGACCGAACAGGCACTGGAACTGATTAACAATGAGAACTTTTTTCCCGGAG AAAATGTAGTGAAGGAGTTGTTGCCTGAGTTAACTTTAGATAACATCAAACATATATTAATGAACTCACCTGCTGTCGTTGTTTTTGGGCAAGACAGTAGATCGAAGGCAACTTTAGTCAATAGTTTACTttctacagatattttaccggtGACCAATGGACTGTGGCGATGGATAAAGATAACTCACGATGTGATAAAGTATATTAGTCTTACCTTAGGTCTAGAGTATGAAGTAGTAGATAGTTTAAAAGCCACGGACGAGCCTTGGAACACTCTCAACGCGGAAGATCTAACAAGGTCTGGCACGGAAGACATAAATTGTCCGACGGTGCTCGACGTCAAGCTAGATTTACCTGTGTTGAAGGATGGAGTTCAACTATTCGTTGCTCCAAATAATGGAGCGGTTCAGGTTCTTGCCAAAGGACTGTTAAACGTACTACCCATATTTTTATACGCCCTGGGAGAGCATCCCCTTACGGAACAAAACATGGAAGAGTTGAGAGATTTGAAGGAAACATATCCGTTTAATCCCGTTCTTTTTGTATCGTCGTTGGGAAACATTACGTTGAACAGCATCGACGCTGAATTGACTGAATCCGAACAACATAGACTGCAGTATCGTTTGAATCTGATCGATTCGACGAGTAAAATCGATAGCGACGACGGTATCGATTTTGACAAAATGAATTCGCTGGGGATAACGTGGCTGGAGCAGCTGACCAACTTGGGCTTCCTCGGCATGGAGGAGTCCGTCGAGGTCGAGCAGCTGTCCTGGCTCGGTGGCGGACAATACGTCTGCGGCAGCGACCTGGTGGATTCATGCAAGAAGACCGACAGAATTTTATACTTTGTACGAGCATGTCTGCAAACTTATCTCATCAAAGCGGGCACCTACTTGAACGAAGTGCACACGACCAGCTTGCGAAAATTCATTCTAGGCGCCTTCGACATGGCCCGTACGATCCAAATCACCCCGAGGCGAATACAGTACGCGCAGATGAAGGAAAATAAACTGTACGCGAACCTGATGAAATTGGTCAATGAAAAACAGGAAGAACTAACCGGAATGATACATAAAATCATACAAGAGATGAAAGACGACGTTCTATCGTCCGAAGACGACATTTACCCCTACCCTAGCGTCCCCTGCGACAACACAGAGCGCGCGGAATGGTCCGCGACCGTCCGAGCAGCGATCGCTGAAGTTCAGAGGGTGGTGCTCGGATGGTTGGGCGAGAGGGTAGCCCACGAACTCGTCAATTCGGTCAATTGTCTAAGGGAAACGTTCGTAGGGACTTTGCAAAGGTGTCTTTTGAGTCTCGAGAAGACCTACGAACGAGACTCTTGCCCTCTAGCCAGCGACGCTCTGAAACAGATCCTCTCGGCCGCGTACAACGTCGAGTTGCATAATTCCTCTCCGTCCTTGATGCACTCGTTCCTCGAAAGATTGAGGCAGCTGTTCAAGTCGTTACCCATGCCATGGTCGCCGACCCCGACCCTAGACGCCGCATGGAGGAAGAAGGTGACCATCGACATTCTGAATTCCCTGTCGGCGGCTAGATTAGCCAGGACAATATCTATGCAGTTCAGAGACAAACTGAAGGCGTCCCACGACTCGTTCCAAGCGGCTCTTCGGTCGTTGGATAATTATTATTCGGGAAAATTGGAGAGGACGGAGGAGCAGAGGATAGCCATCAGGAAATTCCATGCTCCTAAGTTAGCGAAACTGGCGCTGGAGTCGACGTCGATGATAGACGCTGTTCGCTATGGGATGCCCCATTGCGGGAAGGAGATCGGCAGAGGACAGTACGGGGTTGTCTTTGCTTGCGACGGCTGGGGTGGGGCGCCGGGTCCTTGCGCGGTTAAATCGGTGGTCCCGCCCGACGAGAGACACTGGAACGACCTCGCCATGGAGTTCTACTATACCAGGTCCATCCCGGATCACAAAAGAATAGTGAAACTCCGAGGATCGTTCATAGATCAATCGTACGGCGGAGGGTTCGGTCTTGGATCCGCGGTCCTTCTGATCTCGGATCGATTGAGCCGCGATCTGTATTGCGGGATCCGCGCTGGTTTGTCCTGGACCGAGAGAATACAGATTGCCATCGACGTGTTGGAAGGGATTCGATATCTTCATTCCCAAGGGCTCGTTCATCGAGACATCAAGCTGAAGAACGTTCTCCTCGACACCGAGAACAGGGCCAAGCTGACCGATTTAGGGTTCTGCATAACCGAGGCGATGATGTCCGGCAGCATTGTTGGGACGCCCGTTCACATGGCGCCAGAACTGCTATCTGGCCATTACGATAGCAGCGTCGATGTCTATGCATTCGGCATCCTGTTCTGGTACATTTGTGCTGGCCACGTGAGGATACCTCACGCTTTCGAACAGtacaacaacaaagaacaactgTGGACCAGCGTCAAGAGAG GAATTCGACCCGAACGATTACCTTCCTTCGACGACGAGTGTTGGAAGTTGATGCAACAATGTTGGTCCGGTGAGCCGTCGAAGCGACCCCTGCTCGGTGCAATTCTGCCAGTATTAGAGTCGATTCAGCAGAAAGCAGAAAAAG ATGACAGATTCTGCCATTCAGAAACCGCATGA